Genomic DNA from Schistosoma haematobium chromosome 1, whole genome shotgun sequence:
GATCGAATACAGACTGCACACAGTTGAATCTCTGCTCACTGgtttagagtttaagcgtttgtGCGCTAGACAAGTCTTGTTTTCGATTCTTAATCGTGGTGTGGTAGACGCGCACTAGTGATGAGTACCATGCTAGGAAGAAGAGGCTATACAGTGCTCCTTGGTTCACAGTGGTGTTCCGATTCAGATCAGTACGTGATTATAATGAGATTCGACCTCTGAAAAACCACACTAACATCCGCATTTCTTACCTTTATATATTGTAGTTAAATGTCTCAAACACTATATTTAAATCTTTCGAACATCTTTTTCTGATTGTTCGGCTCACTCAGTATAGACTTGCTGTCATTCCAAAATTCGTTAATCTCCGATCAAAAGTAACTAGGAGTAGTAGCTCTTCTCAAAATCTTTCCGAAACTCAGTTAAGCAGAATCTAAATGATACAAACTGAAGGGTTTGAACAATCCAAGTTTGAGTAAACCTGCAAGTATTGACAAGTATCGACCATACTGTCCAGTACACCTCACTGCCTAAACGAAATTTTGGAGGTTCGTTATGAAGCACAAACCAGTTTTATACAAGTACACTCGATCCAGCTAATGTCTGATATGGCGATGTCTGGGCAAAGAACTGTCCAGTAGAAGAAATAGATGACCTGATAGCATAATAACAGTAAAGTATTCAAGTTATAAGATCAAAAAAGCTGTATTTGAAAAAAACTTGAGATTCACAAGCAGATAATCGACTAGTCTCCAGTCAAAGGGAGGAAGAACAGGCACAATCACATATTTCTCACTGCTGGTCTatcttatttgaaatatttttccaGCTGGTTGTGATCCTTGCTCCTTTACGACTTTACTTACTCAAGAAATACGCATTAGCTTAAACTCAAAATACATCGATATCCTAATATCTACCGAATTCACTAAAAATATTAGAGACGAGTAACTGAACTACTCTTGTTGTACACACACCAAGGTATGAATACATCCTGTCACATCAAGATAAGATTTGAAGAAATGCCTTTGGTTTATCTTGCGAAATCTCAGAGGCATTGGATATTTCGGAGCGGCTAATGCAAACGTGTGGCCTTGCGGCAGTTTAAATGGACAAGGAGGGTCCTTCATGGAAAGATGCTATACTTACATCCCTGCTTGAACGTGATATTATTGAGAAGTCATTTTTTACTGAAATTTTTACacaatgtttgtttaaattcgcatttatttacaatttcagACGACTCAAATAAGGACATTGTGTTATACATCAAGGGGGAAAACACTCGTCTTGTACGTGAATTAACACTATGCCAACAAGAGAAATCCTCAATACAGCTAGAACTTGAAAAGATGTATCCTTCTTTCCCTTGATATTAAGATTTCCCTTAGAAAGTCTGTCAAATCCTATGACTATGAGCAGAAGGTGTTTCATTTGCAAGAAGAGGTTACCGAATTGCATCGACAGAAAGGGAACGTAAGTTCAAAAGTCTGTTTGCAAAACTGCTAGCTCGCGCAAAATGTTATTGATTTAAACAGAGTTCTTCAGGAGAAAGACACCTTGCTCCAATCAAAGTCCTTGAAGTTGGTTTTACAGTTATATAAGCGAGCTGCTTAGGATTTCGGAGTTAGAGGACTGCCTTAAGGCTAATCAAGTGCAGAATCATCACTTGATGGAAAAGGTTAAGGGACTAGAGGAAACTAAAGAAGTGTGTTGTATTGGTGTTATGCAACGTGTGTTCTCAGTTGCTTACAGATGAACAGGCCTCACACTTAATGACCGCGAAGGCACTAGAAACAAAAAACAGGCAACTTGAGGATGATAATCTGCAACTTATGAAACGAATAAAAGCCCTCCAGTCCACTGTCGAAAGGTTGAAAAATATAGAGTATGATGTGCAGTATAGGTAAGTCTAAAATATTAAACATTTCGTAGAAAAACTCAAGAAACAATCCGCAAGAATCTCCAAGATGCAGTCAATTCGACTATATGCGTTACTGATAGGTTTAATTCTGTTGTTTCTTGTAACTTTTCAGTGATTGTTCGGACAAACCACTACCCTGTAAATCTGCACTTCCGCGTAACGTTGCAGTCAAAATAGTAAGTTCTCTATCAACATTCTTGTGATTGTCGCTTCTAGGATGCTAATGAAAATGAAGTAAATAGTGTTCGGTTCACTCCATCAGGCCACATTTTCGGATCAGCAGGATTTGATCGTAAACTCCGATTATGGACATATCTAAATGGTATACATTTTTTAATTGTCCAGCGTAAAATTTTTACAATGTCAAAACGAAACCTACTTGAATTAGAGGCATTGTTTTATACTCTGCATTTACTTTGTTCTTGAGTGAATTTCGTATCACATGTGGTATAAAATTTGTAAAGTCATACCATTCGTATAATTTATAGTAGAATATTTTATTGTGCAAATGTTTTCATACTTTTGCAATTGCTTATTTTTTGAAACTAGGAAAATGTGAAATCCATTCAACCCTTGTTGGTTGTAATGCTGCTGTCACTGCCATAGATTTTGACCCAAATGTGAGTTTCCCAATGTAACTGggatgtttttttttttgagtAAGTTTTATGTATACATCAAACGCATTTCCAGAGGAATTTATTCCTAGTTTCATTAAATCGGGCATTCAAAAATAGTCGCGGTCATGTCTTATGCATCGAAATCTGTGGGCCGTCTAAATACTTTAGATTATTATGTGCCATATAATCATTGTAGACCAACCACCATCGCGTTGTCAAATACGTTCagtgttttattattaatggATCTACTCACCTGATTTTCTAATTCGCTTAAGTCTCAGTTTATTCTGCTTACATGGGTCTGACGAATGAACACGAGAACACCTCAAAGCCTAATAATTTTTGTCATTTCACGCTGTTTTAGTATGTcgtgcttcggtctgggcacccggacagtatcacagcccacacacaactCAAGTGACTTGTATGACGTATATGTATTCTGGtactcctttgtaccaatgtttgtgttcaaataaataaaatattctaatTTATACCTCATAAGACGGattatgaaagaaaaataaaaatagcAGCTAACTATGCGAAATAAAGTCAACACAAAAAACGAGACAAAATGTGACATCGGTAAAGTAAATCATGGGGTAAGTAGTAACTGAATATTCACGTTACAAAGTACCAATCGTCACAACACCCGCGGAATCTCCGTGCGGCATATTCACCGTATTTAAGCAATGATAAAGAAAACCTTATCTCTAAATTTACACACAATGATGTATTTGACATTACGTTTGAACTCGAACACAATTAAAACACTCCCCATTTGACAGATTAAAACGTCCGTTCTCGCTCAACGTcagttaattttgttttttctacATTTGATAAATCGTCGCCAAGTGGTGTAGATCTGTTCATCAGAGGTTTCTTTCTTGCTCAGCAACAAGtactcaatttgcaaaataatgGCTGTAAAATGTTTCACACTACTCAATAAGTTTACATCCGTCTTACCGTTTGCTGCCTGTCTTTTTGTTCATCGGTTTTTATCTTTTAAGTTCTGGCTGTTGTAGTTTGCGCATGTCAATATTATGCTATCGTCCATCCGGAGCTACTGGCTACATCGAGGTATGTTTTTCATTAGAGCAGTCCTTAGAAAGAAATCAGTGTTCTTGCAAATACTTAGCGATAGTCCAACAAACCAGCGACTTTGAAGTTTTGGATCACAGACTGACTTTGGTCAGACAATTAATATAAAACTGAAAGCATTAGACAGGTGTTTCGTCCTGGTCTAGGACTCTTCACCGATTTACATCCAAAACTCTACCGAGACTCAAAGACAGGACTTACAACATTCTCGATGAGGGCCTGATCTTTAAATCATGTGACCCAGTAACCAGTCCGCTACCTGTAActtcaaattttaaaatatccacaaaaccctacAGTGACCGTCGATTGTTAGTGTAGACCATAGGGGGCATGACAGTACATGATTTGGCTTTGCGCAACAGTATGACTTACCAGTCGAAATCTCTTAAAATTGATTTCGCTGGTGTAAATTCTTTTCTGCATGAATCTTTTGAGCGTTATTGGTCTGAACTCGTGGATTCACGATTCTTCATTCATCCCATTCTATTTAAGTAAAACTTTTCTTATCAAACTATCGCAGATTGGTAATGATCCTAATTTATATCTATTCATGTTGAAGCACTTCTTTTCTTCAGTCTAGTTATGCCTTTTAAGTATTATTAATTTTGCGCGACACTTTGCGTTACCTAGTATAAGTTCGCAGCCGAagaatgttaaatatttttgttttctttctttcatcgTACTAACCCACTTTGTGTTTTGTCACTTACACTTTTTCCTGATTTATTTTAGGAAACTGCTGTTTTAGGTGCCTCAAGTGATTTTTCGTGTCGTGTATGGACACTAAATGATTCCAGACTTCGAGTCAATTTGACAGGACATTCTGAGCGTGTTATCTCTGCTAAATTTATGAGGTCTGCTAACCGCGTTGTCACTGCTTCATCAGATAGAACGATCAAGGTGATTTAGAGTGTTTAGTGTTATCACTGCAATCACtcttttcaaaaataattttaatattaagtGTTGAATTCTTGCTAGAATTCTTATTTTATGGATGATTTTGTTTTATGAACCTAAACAGATTAAGATGCATTAATGACATAAATTCTCTGTTTGTTAGGCATCATCCTGTATGTGTAGAACTATATGATGATGGATCCACATAACAGTGACCGTAGGTTGAAGCGTTTGAGCAAAATCGTTTAATAAAAATCGTACGAGACATTCCCAGTTTCTGAACTAGGTTAAAACAAGATTTTCTTTGAACTCACTAAAATGACATCAGCTGTATTTTGAAATTTGCCAAGAATACATTGTCAAGACAGGATTATTAAAATGGTATTTTGTTCAAATGTACATTCTATACCACATAGATTTTTATAATATAACACTTAAAAGCATGCTTAACTACTCATTACCCTAATCTAAAAGGTTGTGCAGCTTATACTTCGTTTTATGTAATAATGATTGAATTTCCTTCTGTAATCAATTGATTTTACTTTGGGTAATCTCAGATTTGGGACGTTGACAAGTGCTGTTGTAGGCGTACCATCATGGCTGCCTCCACATTCCAAGATGTAGTTGTTTGTCCCTCCATATCTGCGCTTGTTACTGGCCATTTCGATCAGCATTTACGCATTTGGGATGAACGATCTGGGGAAAATACTGGCAAAATCTTGCTCTCCGGGCGTATTACTGGTATGGACATCTCCTCTGGTGAGTGTTTGACTTTTTCAATGATGACtttttaaataatgttttgTAGTTTACAATCGATCAAGACTTTAATAAACGCAGTTGTCTCAACTTAGCTTAAACTAGCTGTAATTTTTTATCATGTATTTATACTCTACACGAATCTGTATACTTTTTTGAGCTTACGCGATAAAAGTACAAAAATTCAGTACCGTATTTTCGAACGTCCATTTTGAACTACTTTATGGGTTAGAGATAATCTATCCCTGAGTCAATTTTCACAATAATCTTCATCTTGGATTTCTCGTTCCTGAAGCTACAAATTAACCTTAAGTCCCTAAAATTACATTATGTCCCCGGTTTACGAGTAATAATCAATCCAAAGCCTGGGTCAATCAACCATAATTTGCAGAAAACGTCCACATTACAGTATATCACTATGTTATGTCGATCAGTAGAAATGTTACTAATAGATTTACTTTATGTACCTTGGAGGATAACAGTTCTTCATCATTCGATGAGCTTTTAATTAGATGATTTGTAAGTTCATAGAAGGTTTCAGCTAATACAAATGCACTGCTGtagagtttcatactagaacgaaacggtcatccagtgcttccaggttttcaatggtggtctagcctagaTTGACCCATGGATTCAACCGTTAAAATTAATAGAAATATCGTCAATTCTAActagtgcccccaaatgccctggtatggccgagagtggggagtccgctctccctctcgaaatgctctcatatggccacgcgtatatagcctctgtcagggaagtccaactcattgccttcttgtgacaagggtgttgtttacgaaattcagaggacgaaaagtgaatgtcgtcgctttaactgggttggcggacatggagagtccacctagggaagttggaaaaccctgattccaaaccaatggtacccatgggttccagtatcctgaatgaacaaatggcgtataaaccaatcgttggtcaccggctaccatgagactgcatctccttatgatgctccactgccttgtggatcagaccttccgGTCGAAGGTtgcgggtgtggccccctaggaaaaccacctgcttcggtttgggcacccaggtagtatcacagccctcatacatatcaaatgagatttgtgtggcgcatatgtatttggtgcctccttgtaccagtatctgtgttaaaataaataaatagataaattctAACTGGCGTTGAATTTAATAACTTATCAAAATATTAATTAAGAGAATCTCCGTTTGCAGTCAGTGACCGTAACATATTCATTATGTACTCGGCCTTATCACAAAGTTTGGCATGGTGGAGTGGGGGGGATAATATACTTCACAAAACGCTAAACCCGTTTTGTGAAGAAACATAGATGATTAATACCCGTATATTCCCGAACAGACCTTCATGAATCGTTCTTTCTTAGTCGATATGtagacaaataaatattatttatttgaatacataaatatcggtacaaaggggcaacacaagtcacttgatttgtgtgtgggatgTGATACTGACCGGATGTCCAGACCGacgcaggtggttttcctagggggccacacctggagctttcgatctaaaggtctgacccacaaggcagtggggcagcttcagtagatgcagtcccatggtagtcactgaccaataattggttcatatgccatctGTTCACTCAGAATACTGGGGCCCATGGGCACCATTTgtctggaatcagggtttccaactcccctaggtggactctctgcGTCcatcaacccagttaaagcgacggacattcacttttcgtcctctgaatttcgtaaacaacaccccctccacgAGAAAACAGTGAGTGAGACTTCCCTAggagtggctgtatacgtgtggccatgtgagagcattcggATAGgaagagttgactctccccacacTCGGTTGTACTAGGGCAGATAAATAAACAGATAGAGTGCCTACTCAGAGGGATTCACTGAAGCTTGAGCAAAAGTATTTGAAATACCAAACACACCGTTTTATGTTTGCCGAAACAATTCACACAAGGTCAAATAAAGTCAAAAAGACTTGGCTTCTCAGAATATGTATGtaagtatataaataataaatgattctcCAACAAATAACAGTCAAAAATTAAGGAggaaaaatatatttgtgaaaTCTTAGAGATTGAATTTTAAGCAAGTCCGACGTTTCTCTTGGTAATTTGGTTCAAGCTTGTTCAAGGAAATACAATCAAACCTCAAAATTTTGGACTAtgaataggtacatggttctccggtTAACTGTATATTAAACAGGTCATCCAATCATGTTAACAAAGTTGAAAGTATacataaaatgaagataaataaaacaaaataaaaacaaatgaataaatgctTGTGCTGTTATGCTACTTAGGTTAATTGTTTACCATATATTTAGATAAATCAACTAATTAGAACAGTTGAAAGTAATTGTTGTTGTCCAGATAATGAGtggtaaattaaattaaataaagagttcaggtttacttattaaaCATTAGTTGCCATGGAACAACTAATTACATTCCATCTTAATAATACTGTTTGGATTTGCCCACATGTGTATGGTTTTAGCTGTTAGTCTCTCTTTTTAAGACCTGAAACTTATTTTTAGGATCTTTATGCCACTGAAGCCAATTGTATGGCCCAACTCTACTGAGTGTTATGTTATCGCTGATTTTTttgagattttttaaaatatcatctGAGGATTTAGAAATGTGCTTCAAGcaaagtttgtgtttcttcatCTCCACATTCAGTTTTCGTGGTCTCACCTACATATATAGAGTTGGGTCATATAATTGATTGGATGGCCTGTTTAATATACAGTTAaccggagaaccatgtacctattcaTAGTCCAAAATTTTGAGGTTTGATTGTATTTCCTTGAACAAGCTTGAACCAAATTGCCAAGAGAAACGTTGGACTTGCTTAAAATTCAATCTCTAAGAtttcacaaatatatttttcgACTTTAATGTCTTACATTAACAATGAAACTATTCGTTCGAATTTAGACGAAATATCTTATGAATAATGGTTAGTTTGTATCAACTCCATATCCAAGGTAATGCATTTAATAAGAACAGTAAAATCTCAACTCATATGGGCACGAAAAATGCTCTTTCAGTGCGGTTGAATAgacaaaatatttatcaaaccATTAGAAAGTTTACCATTGATTAAGTCAGTAAAGTATAAGTAAGGGGATAAATGTTCGTTACTCATAAGTAATATAGTTATAACTGTGAAGTAATAAGTAGATTCGTTTTGTCTAATTTGCATCACAATACTAATGATTAAAATAACAATTCTAGACTCAGACATGATTTTATAGAGTCTCACATCAGGTCATAGCTTCCAGTTGACAAGCATTTAGCGGCTTCAGGCTGTTTTAAGAAAGCAGGACTTCCAAAACAGACATGCTGTTAATTTAAACAATGATTCTCGCTACGGCTAGCTTAATGTAAACCAATCAAAAATAAAGGGTTTAAAGTCCTGTCTTTTATAAATCCTACACCGCTAAGTGTCTATTTTATGAATGTTATC
This window encodes:
- a CDS encoding hypothetical protein (EggNog:ENOG410V91P~COG:A) — its product is MDKEGPSWKDAILTSLLERDIIEKSFFTEIFTQYDSNKDIVLYIKGENTRLVRELTLCQQEKSSIQLELEKIKSVKSYDYEQKVFHLQEEVTELHRQKGNLAQNVIDLNRVLQEKDTLLQSKSLKISELEDCLKANQVQNHHLMEKVKGLEETKELLTDEQASHLMTAKALETKNRQLEDDNLQLMKRIKALQSTVERLKNIEYDVQYRKTQETIRKNLQDAVNSTICVTDSDCSDKPLPCKSALPRNVAVKIDANENEVNSVRFTPSGHIFGSAGFDRKLRLWTYLNGKCEIHSTLVGCNAAVTAIDFDPNETAVLGASSDFSCRVWTLNDSRLRVNLTGHSERVISAKFMRSANRVVTASSDRTIKIWDVDKCCCRRTIMAASTFQDVVVCPSISALVTGHFDQHLRIWDERSGENTGKILLSGRITGMDISSDFTTVLSCTRNNTLEIVDLRMNQVTQCLKADGFQTGLDIVRPCFSPDSDYVAAGGHDGGVYIWSTVSGNLEICLRDHTNIVVCCHWNPNGNSLVSCERIKKAIVWSTRMPTGDKQPEKHKKESIIDLNKYIDKRIRVKFSGGREAVGILKGCDNLQNMVIDCTTEFLRDPDDPHRLTEDTRELALVVCRGPSVELVCPADGMESIPNPFVQQE
- a CDS encoding hypothetical protein (EggNog:ENOG410V91P~COG:A), encoding MDKEGPSWKDAILTSLLERDIIEKSFFTEIFTQYDSNKDIVLYIKGENTRLVRELTLCQQEKSSIQLELEKIKSVKSYDYEQKVFHLQEEVTELHRQKGNLAQNVIDLNRVLQEKDTLLQSKSLKISELEDCLKANQVQNHHLMEKVKGLEETKELLTDEQASHLMTAKALETKNRQLEDDNLQLMKRIKALQSTVERLKNIEYDVQYRKTQETIRKNLQDAVNSTICVTDSDCSDKPLPCKSALPRNVAVKIDANENEVNSVRFTPSGHIFGSAGFDRKLRLWTYLNGKCEIHSTLVGCNAAVTAIDFDPNETAVLGASSDFSCRVWTLNDSRLRVNLTGHSERVISAKFMRSANRVVTASSDRTIKIWDVDKCCCRRTIMAASTFQDVVVCPSISALVTGHFDQHLRIWDERSGENTGKILLSGRITGMDISSDFTTVLSCTRNNTLEIVDLRMNQVTQCLKADGFQTGLDIVRPCFSPDSDYVAAGGHDGGVYIWSTVSGNLEICLRDHTNIVVCCHWNPNGNSLVSCERIKKAIVWSSL